In a genomic window of Hippoglossus stenolepis isolate QCI-W04-F060 chromosome 15, HSTE1.2, whole genome shotgun sequence:
- the spry4 gene encoding protein sprouty homolog 4: MESRVPHHIPGVSSSLISQPLLDSRVPYGRLQHPLTIYPIDQIKSSHVENDYIDSPAVVSQQPPSQKSTNRRITWLGQNQEGFLGANHNHHHNHQHQHHQQGRCEPHPQPDTTTHPWISFSGRPSSISSSSSTSSDQRLLDHAAPTPMVDHNPNLHPHQGPFNTVTARTPGCFTSSESKVLTSSSSSASSCTSSSKSLDLKTAKMPAGGVCSPGGQQGLTLIPSSPAEKKHLLLCEHCGKCRCTECTLPRTLPSCWVCNQECLCSAQSLVDTATCMCLVKGIFYHCTEDEDDEGSCADKPCSCSQANCCARWSFMAAISLVLPCLVCYLPATGLAKLGQKCYDNVSRPGCRCKNLQGGVGAPVCKNGGVEAKAGTLEKQQQQQGS, encoded by the coding sequence ATGGAGTCCAGGGTTCCCCACCACATCCCCGGAGTGTCCTCCTCCCTCATATCCCAGCCCCTGCTGGACAGTCGAGTGCCCTACGGCCGCCTTCAGCACCCCCTCACCATCTACCCCATTGACCAGATAAAGTCCTCGCATGTGGAGAATGACTACATCGACAGCCCCGCTGTTGTCTCCCAGCAGCCCCCGAGCCAGAAGTCCACAAACCGAAGAATCACCTGGCTCGGTCAGAATCAGGAGGGCTTCCTGGGGGCGAATCACAACCATCATCACAATCACcaacaccagcaccaccagcagggCAGGTGTGAACCTCACCCTCAACCGGACACCACCACCCACCCATGGATTTCCTTCAGTGGGAGGCCCAGCtctatcagcagcagcagcagcacctcatCTGATCAGAGGCTGCTGGACCACGCTGCACCCACCCCAATGGTGGACCACAACCCAAACCTGCACCCCCACCAGGGCCCCTTCAACACAGTCACTGCCCGAACTCCAGGctgcttcacttcctctgaatcTAAGGTccttacctcctcctcctcctctgcttcgtcctgcacctcctcctcaaAATCGCTGGACCTCAAGACTGCAAAGATGCCTGCGGGAGGTGTGTGCTCCCCTGGTGGCCAGCAGGGGTTGACGCTGATTCCTTCCTCCCCAGCCGAGAAGAAGCACCTCCTTCTCTGCGAGCACTGTGGGAAATGCCGCTGCACAGAGTGTACGCTTCCCAGAACCCTACCCTCTTGCTGGGTCTGCAACCAGGAGTGCCTGTGCTCTGCCCAGAGCCTGGTAGATACAGCCACCTGCATGTGCCTGGTCAAAGGGATCTTCTACCACTGTACTGAAGATGAGGATGACGAGGGCTCCTGTGCCGACAAGCCCTGCTCGTGCTCCCAGGCCAACTGCTGCGCTCGCTGGTCCTTTATGGCTGCCATTTCCCTTGTCCTGCCTTGCCTGGTCTGCTATCTTCCAGCCACGGGCCTGGCCAAACTGGGACAGAAGTGTTACGACAATGTTAGTAGGCCCGGCTGCCGCTGCAAGAACTTGCAGGGTGGCGTGGGCGCCCCTGTGTGTAAAAACGGAGGCGTGGAAGCAAAAGCTGGGACTttagagaagcagcagcagcagcaggggtcaTGA